AAGAGAAAATTTAGCACCACATTGACTCCTGCTCCTATCGCTGCGGTTGCTGCGGAGAACTTCATTAACCCTTCCGTCGTCAGACAGGTTTCCCGCGCCACCCCCAAAGAAGCAAACACCCCCGACCAAACAAGAATAGTCAACATACTCGCCGCAGGCGCATAATCTGCACCGTACATAAACAGAATCAATTGGGGAGCAATAAACGTAATGGGAATCGCAACCCCATACCCCACCAGAACCATCAAATTAAAAATTTTCTGAATTCTCTGGTTATAAACAGCTTGACTGATATCTTTCGCCTGAACCACAGAAGGGAAAACCGACTGAACGATGGAAATCGGCACGAAATACCACATCTCAGACACTTTCACCGCAGCCGAGTAAATCCCCACCGCTTCCACGCCTTTCATCGAACCGAGCATAATTTGATCGACTCGCATATAGATGAAAATGACAAATCCCGATATAATCAACGGCCAACTCTGCTGCAATAAGGATTTTGCTCGCACCAAACTCACTTTCCACGCGCGAAGCAAATTTCCCCGCCATTGGTAAACAAAAACCATACCGATATAAGCCAACGCTTGTTCGAGAACCAAGGCGATAACGAAGGCAATAAGGGGTGCTTTCAGTTGAATTAATGCAACTTTAACGATATTGATGAAAATATAGGCGCTATTCCTCGCCCAAACCACGTACTTCGCTTCAACTTGGGATTGGAACCAAAACTCAATAATCCCAAAAGAACTCACAACCGAACCCAGGGAAAAAAACGCAACCGCCCATTGCGTCGCCGGACTATCTCGCTTAACCCAGAGAATCGTACTCACAATGATGCAAAAACTAATCAGACTCGCAATAATGCGTAGGACAAAGGCAGATCCTAGGGTTTCTTCTTTTTGAGATGGATCTCGCGCTAAGTCCCGCACGATGATGTTATTCAATCCGAGTCTGGAGAAGGGTTCTAATAATCCAACGTAGGCGAGGGAATAGTTAATGATCCCGAATCCTTCTGGTTTGAGGTATCGAGCAACCCAAACCCCAACCAGTAGACCTAACCCCAATTGAAAGACTTTTTCACTGAATAGCCAAGCCGTGTTGCCAAGAATTCGGCGAAAATTCGGGCTTAAGGTTTTGGATAGATTGGCAATTTTCTCTAGCATCAAAAACCCTCAATGGGAAATGAAAGGAAACAAACCGTTGTATTGAATTTACACGTCGAACGCACGGATACAGAGGATCTGAACTTTTTGGCTCAATCTCAGAATAAGCGATTGGGTTTTAACTTAGCTCATAACTTTTCTTTCCCTGTTTTAACCCCCGAGGCAGGTCTATTGCTAGGGTTCCCAAAACTATCCGTTAAATTGCGTATTGCCCTAAAAAACTCCTTTTCAGAAACCGATCTCTACCCAAACGTCCCCAATCCCTTTAAAATAGAAGCCTTAGAAGTTTAAATTGGAGAGATCCTGACTGTGTTGACTCTAGGGGTCAATATCGACCATACAGCAACCATTCGACAGGCGCGGAGAACAGTGGAACCCGACCCAGTAGGAGCGGCGGTTTTGGCTGAATTGGGCGGTGCAGATGGAATTACCGTGCATTTGCGCGAAGATCGACGGCACATTCAAGACCGCGACGTGCGCGTGTTGCGACAAACCGTTCGCACTCATTTAAACTTGGAAATGGCTCCCACAGAGGAGATGATTGGCATTGCCCTTGATGTGAAGCCGGATTACGTCACGCTGGTTCCCGAAAAGCGAGAAGAGGTGACAACAGAAGGGGGTCTGAATCTTCTGGGAGATTTCGACCGCTATTGCAAAATGGTCGAGCAGTTACAGGAGGTCGGAATTCCGGTAAGCTGGTTTATCGATGCGGATGAAGCGCAAATCGATGCCGCTGCCAAGACTGGGGCAAAGTTCGTCGAACTCCATACAGGGCAGTATGCTGATGCACAAAATGAGGAAATTTGCAAGCAAGAGTTAGAGGTTTTAAGTAAAGGTTGTGAAGGCGCGCGATCGCGCGGTTTGCGAGTTAATGCCGGTCACGGATTAACCTACTGGAACGTTTATCCCGTTGCTTGTATCGCAGGAATGGAAGAGTTAAACATCGGTCACACCATTGTCAGTCGTGCGGTTTTAGTGGGTATGGAACGTGCCGTTCGCGAGATGAAATTGGCAATGCGAGGAGAATTTTAATCGATTATTCAATTACCAAGTTACTATGACCACTTATTACTACGTTTTAGCCAGTCAGAAGTTTTTACTCGAAGAAGAACCTTTTGATGAAGTGCTGCGGGAACGCAAGCGCTATTACCAAGAACGCGATAAGGAAATTGATTTTTGGTTGGTGAAGCAACCCGCATTTCTTGAAGCACCAGAATTCGCCGAGATTAAAGCGAAATGTCCCCAACCGGCTGCTGCAATGGTGACAACCGATGAGAATTTTTCCCATTGGCTCAAACTACGCCTAGAATTTGTAATTCAAGGGAGTTTTCAAGCACCTTCAGACAGTATTCCCAATCCCATTGCTTCCCTGACAACGGTTTAGCGCTTAGGGTTGACCCTACTGATTCGTCAACCTCGATCTTGTGCGTTGAGGCTGACACTGTGGCTTGGAGAAAAAATTGACCCACAAATTAGAAACTGACAGACCACTACACCCCCATATTAAGAAATAAAATAAATCTATCTAAAGTTAAGGTACAACTCAAAGGCGAGTCTACCTTAACTTTGATGTCTCTTTCGAGCCGTTGGTGTTAGGATTAACGGATACTGCCCGTACCTTAAAGCAACTCGCCTGTATGAGAACTCAATTTATTCAAATCGATGACGACCACGGTTTTGACATCAATAAGGTTGTTTATTGGAAACGGGAAACAAATAGACTCCGAATTTACTTTGTTGGTTTAACCGAACCCTTGGAGTTCTCTGGACAAATCGCTCAAATGCACTACCAGCTCCTGAAAACTCGTTCGGTTCGCTTCAAACCCCAACCTAAACCTCAAGAAGAGTTCGTTTGATTTTGCATCCGACTGCTGCTCGAATTCTCACTCCTAGGAAATTTCACAAGTTCTCTGCTGAATTGGAATTTCAATTGTAAACTTTGCTCCTTTTTCGGGAACAGACTCGCACCACATCTTTCCCCCGTGTTTTTCCACGACAATTTGATAGCTAATTGATAAACCTAACCCCGTTCCTTTTCCTATCGGTTTGGTTGTAAAGAAAGGATCGAAAAGTCTTTCTCTAACCTGTTCTGGCATTCCGGGTCCATTATCCGAAAGGTGAATCGCAACCCGATTTTCATCAATCCTTTGAGTCTGAATTTTAATAATACTAGGATTCGCCTCGATCTCTTCCATCGTTCGTCGATCGTTATAGGCATCCAGCGCATCAATTGCATTAGCAAGAATGTTCATGAAAACCTGATTGAGCTGACTGGGGTAACATTGCACTAAAGGTAAATTTATATAATTTTTAATGACTTTAATTCCCGGTCGTTCGGGTTTAAATTTTAAGCGGTTATGAAGAATCATCAAAGTACTGTCAATCCCTTCATGAAGATCCACTTCCTTAAATTCTGCTTCATCTAAGCGAGAAAAATTACGCAGAGAAAGAACAATTTCGCGAATGCGATTTGCCCCAACTTTCATTGAATCTAATAGCTTTGGAAGATCGATTTTCAGAAATTCTAAATCGATTTCTTGAATATATTCTTGAATTTCTTCGTCAGTTTGAGAAGTATGTTTTTGATACATTTCTACTAACTTCAATAAGTCTTGAATATACTCATCCGCAGGAGAAAGATTGCCGTAAATAAAGCTCACTGGATTATTGATTTCATGAGCAACACCAGCAACCATTTGCCCCAAACTCGACATTTTTTCGGTATGAATGAGTTGTGACTGCATCGATTTTAATTCTTGCATTGTTTTTTCAAGCTGTGCGGATTTCTCTCGCTCCCTTGCTTCTGATTGACGTAGGTTTTCTTGCGCTTGCTGGCGTTCGGTAATATCTTTGGCGACGTAAACTAATCCTGACAGTTTTCCGCGAACTAACATAATTGAAACAGATACGGACATTGGAATCGCTTTGTTTCTTTTTGTCAAAAAGTTGGTTGTGAAATCAATAATCGTGCTTTGGTTTTCGATAATATTTTCAACTTGAGACGCGATTAACTTTTTGTTTTCAAATAAAATTTCAATGTGCCGATCGATTAATTCTTTTTGTTTATACCCTAAAGTTTGGAGAGTGGCTTGATTAACTGTTTTTATTTTTCCTTCTCGATCGATAACGATCATAGAATCTAGCATTGAATGGATAATGTTATTAACATAGGTTTTAGACACCGTTGTTGCTTGAAGGTGCTGCACCATGTCATTAAAAGAGTTTGCTAATATTTCTAATTCGTCATAGGTATTTATTTTAACTCTTGTGGCTAAATTACCCTGACCTAAGCTTTCAGAAGCATCGGTCAAACGAGTTAAGGGAGAAACAATGATGCGATCGAGTAAATGATAAATTAATATGGCAAATAGTAACAGCAAGATACTAATTAATGTCATTACTTTCATGAAGCCGATATAAACGCTTTTTTCTACATAAGATGCGTCAATATCGATGAGTAAAAATCCGATGATATCTTCTGTGCTTCCCAAGCTATTTTCGCTCTGAATTGGGCGAATTATTCGATAATGTTTGTAGTTATCATAATCCTCATAAAAACCGTACTCTTCTTTTTCTTTTTCTAGAATTTTAGTCAGTAAATCTCGATCGTTTTGTGTTATTAAAGATTGAGGATCGGTGTCAGTAATGATATTCAATCCTGGGTCCATTACTAAAACTCTTTCCAGTTCGGTGATTTCTCGTTTTAGATCGACAATAAAGCTTGTTGAATTTTTGGCATCGAACAAGCTTGAGTTTTGAGATAAAACAATACTCAGCGTTTGTGCTATATCCTTCCCAGAAATTTCTATTCTTCCATATAATTCATCGCGTACATTTTTGTATTGAAATATACCAATTGCGGCAATAAAAAACAACCATCCGAGAGCTTGAATGGACAGCAGTTTCCAAGAAATCGGAAAAAATCTCATTCTTGTACCGTCACGATTGGAGCGGTAAAACCAATTGAGCGGTAATAGGTTAGAGAATTTCCGGTTTTTCTTCATGGTGCCATTTTTTTTCGACCGTCGCGAAAAATATTAACAGATATTGGCAGATCTTTCTTCTATTACATTGGAATCTCAGGGAAAAATGAGGTTCCTTTTCTTTAGGAAGCGATACAGCTTAAAGCGCCTTTATGTTACTCGACGATCGTTTGATAGCTAATGGATAGTCCCAATCCCGTTCCTTCGGTGCGGGTTCGACGGGAGTTTTTGTTGGTTTACAAGCCGCGATCGCGCAAACTATTAAGAGGGAAACCCTGCGTGCGTTCAGGCACATAGAATCTAAAATATAGCATTGACTCGATTTACAGTATTCCCTGTTGCGATGGTGAAAACGCCAAGCAGTTTGGGAATTATAGGAATGTAGAGAGAGGGAGTATCAAAACGATCCGCAGGATTCGATGTTGGGAGTTAATTGGGTTATTATGTTGCGCGATCCCAGTAAGGATATGCCTTTGGCAGCAAGCACTATAACCTTGCTTGTGGGGTGGCAAGCGTACATAGACTACAACGTTCAGACATCACTTTACACAATCTTCATTAAACCGATGAGCTTGTTTAAGGAAGCTTGAACTGCTATTAGACAGTCCTTGACTATACTGAAAATAAGAGCGAAAAAAAAATCATGAGTATTGAATCTAATCTCAAAATCCTGAAGGAATATAACATTGAAATTAAAGGAACTGTGAGAAATAAAATTAGAGCGCGTCACTTAGACTGGATGATTGAAAACCTTGAAACTGGTGTAGCAATGGAGGTTTTTGAAATTCTTATCCAAGATCGTAACGATCGCGCTTCTATCAATCAACTGCAAAGTCAAGATATTACTCGCAAAGCAGGCGAAATACATCAATTAAATCAAAAAAATCTTCAATTAGAGCAGGAAGTCAGTTATTGGAAAAAAGTAGCTGATGACTTGAATCAATTATTTGAACAATTTCAGAATTTGGCAATTGATACAACTGATGCGTTATATCAACAACTCGTTTATAAAATTGGAGAGCGCAGCGAAATTTGTCGAGGAGTCAAAAAATTGGGAGAGTTCTATAGAGAAGCTAAAGTCAATCATAATTTTTAAATAGGGTTTTAAAAATGTTTTATGTCACTCGTCAAGAACTCAAACAGAAAGGTGCTAGTCGATATCTAGCAAGGCAGATTACTCAAAAACTTCCTGTTGTTGGCAAAAAAGGCAATTCCTATTTATATAAAAGCTCTGATATTATTGATAGTG
The Lusitaniella coriacea LEGE 07157 DNA segment above includes these coding regions:
- a CDS encoding MgPME-cyclase complex family protein, with translation MTTYYYVLASQKFLLEEEPFDEVLRERKRYYQERDKEIDFWLVKQPAFLEAPEFAEIKAKCPQPAAAMVTTDENFSHWLKLRLEFVIQGSFQAPSDSIPNPIASLTTV
- a CDS encoding pyridoxine 5'-phosphate synthase — protein: MLTLGVNIDHTATIRQARRTVEPDPVGAAVLAELGGADGITVHLREDRRHIQDRDVRVLRQTVRTHLNLEMAPTEEMIGIALDVKPDYVTLVPEKREEVTTEGGLNLLGDFDRYCKMVEQLQEVGIPVSWFIDADEAQIDAAAKTGAKFVELHTGQYADAQNEEICKQELEVLSKGCEGARSRGLRVNAGHGLTYWNVYPVACIAGMEELNIGHTIVSRAVLVGMERAVREMKLAMRGEF
- a CDS encoding ATP-binding protein codes for the protein MKKNRKFSNLLPLNWFYRSNRDGTRMRFFPISWKLLSIQALGWLFFIAAIGIFQYKNVRDELYGRIEISGKDIAQTLSIVLSQNSSLFDAKNSTSFIVDLKREITELERVLVMDPGLNIITDTDPQSLITQNDRDLLTKILEKEKEEYGFYEDYDNYKHYRIIRPIQSENSLGSTEDIIGFLLIDIDASYVEKSVYIGFMKVMTLISILLLLFAILIYHLLDRIIVSPLTRLTDASESLGQGNLATRVKINTYDELEILANSFNDMVQHLQATTVSKTYVNNIIHSMLDSMIVIDREGKIKTVNQATLQTLGYKQKELIDRHIEILFENKKLIASQVENIIENQSTIIDFTTNFLTKRNKAIPMSVSVSIMLVRGKLSGLVYVAKDITERQQAQENLRQSEAREREKSAQLEKTMQELKSMQSQLIHTEKMSSLGQMVAGVAHEINNPVSFIYGNLSPADEYIQDLLKLVEMYQKHTSQTDEEIQEYIQEIDLEFLKIDLPKLLDSMKVGANRIREIVLSLRNFSRLDEAEFKEVDLHEGIDSTLMILHNRLKFKPERPGIKVIKNYINLPLVQCYPSQLNQVFMNILANAIDALDAYNDRRTMEEIEANPSIIKIQTQRIDENRVAIHLSDNGPGMPEQVRERLFDPFFTTKPIGKGTGLGLSISYQIVVEKHGGKMWCESVPEKGAKFTIEIPIQQRTCEIS
- a CDS encoding flippase → MLEKIANLSKTLSPNFRRILGNTAWLFSEKVFQLGLGLLVGVWVARYLKPEGFGIINYSLAYVGLLEPFSRLGLNNIIVRDLARDPSQKEETLGSAFVLRIIASLISFCIIVSTILWVKRDSPATQWAVAFFSLGSVVSSFGIIEFWFQSQVEAKYVVWARNSAYIFINIVKVALIQLKAPLIAFVIALVLEQALAYIGMVFVYQWRGNLLRAWKVSLVRAKSLLQQSWPLIISGFVIFIYMRVDQIMLGSMKGVEAVGIYSAAVKVSEMWYFVPISIVQSVFPSVVQAKDISQAVYNQRIQKIFNLMVLVGYGVAIPITFIAPQLILFMYGADYAPAASMLTILVWSGVFASLGVARETCLTTEGLMKFSAATAAIGAGVNVVLNFLLIPQYSGTGAAIATVVSQIFAVYLSSALYPQTRSIFIRQTKALTLLGLVKPLLGFFKT